The Plasmodium vivax chromosome 12, whole genome shotgun sequence genomic interval gttttcctttatttcgtAATTGAAAGAGTAGTAAtcgtaaaaaaataggaggAAGAATAGGACAATGTTGGTGGTAactttgtttaaaaatattttatcattttttttaaactctaGATGAACATGTTCGGGGTTGTCACTCTGGTGGTTTTCCTCATAAGCGGAAGACGCCATCCGAttgagcaattttttttcgtctctTATCCCACCTTCTCCTTTGtcgttatatttattatcatttattatgtaCAGGATGAATAAGtatatattgttattgtgaaaaatgtTGCGAACaactacattttttatattttggtCGGTGTAATTTTCTAAGTTTTTGTtccaattcttttttttcatatttattaacgTGTTGTAAAGGGCGTCCACGTCCACGGATGTGTTCTCTTCTTTGATGGGGGTGCTAATTATTTTCCCGCCATTTAGACCCACCCCTCTGCCATCCACATATATgatgttttgaaaaaaggagggcaGGGTGaggacattttttatttgagtgaaaaaaatgttgtaaagTTCGTTCaggtatatgtatatgtaggAGACGAATATGTACAACAGGTTATGAATCatgacttcatttttttttttttttctagttAATTCTTGCTTATTCTTTAAAACGTATTTCAAATAGTGCTGTATCATTTGGTTGAATTCTGGGAAGAAGTTCTCATTTTGGGAAAGCAGCATGGCTAGGAAGTTTCGGTCCTTGAAGCACATGCTCACGATGAGGATGTAGTAGTAAATTTTGTCGTATATCAGTTCCaggtcgttttttttcttcttctgcagTAAGAAGTAGTTGAGGAAATGACTTAGGTAGAAGTGATTATCGTGGCTTATGTTTTGTGTGAATATGGAACTCCCTTCTTCGCGCAGGTGGTGGGTACGTCCCTCCTCGTTGGAGATGAGTCTGTCCATTTGTTTGCCCCCGTTTTTGCCAGCACTGTCTTTCTCCGTTTTTTCACCGCTATGGGTGAGGGCGATCGATTGGTTTTCCGCTACACCTGAGGTGCGCATGTTTGTAGTTGTCTTGCCGGTCTTCCCGCCCTGCTGAACCGCCTCACCCTTTCTGTTGTAAAAGTaaattttgtacttttgcAAATTGTTCATTGTCTCCCTCTCATCGCAGAATAACAATTTtaggaaaattttaaaaaagtacttttcaaaaagtttggcttcttttaaaatgtagaaattGGTGTAGATGTTTTTTCTGCCCAAGTAGTGGAAAATACGTTCGCACAGGATGGCCATGTTATCTTTCGTTGTGTTCTTCTGACTGTTCGTTTCGCCAGAATGGCTGACACTCCCATttaggcagaaaaaaaaagggaagttgTCTAAGAAAAAGCTCAGGAATAGTACAATggatagaaataaaatttttgtttcttcacATTGGGGGCAGTACATCTCAATCATGCAGACGTAGTTGGGGTTGGCCACTTGGCTCTGTTgatatttgtaaattttcccCTTGATAGAGTCATCTTCATCATAGTGGTCACGTGGATGTATATAGGCCTCCTCCTGATCGGTTACAACgcaatttttaaacttaCTTATCGTGTACTGGTAAAACAATTGGCagtaatttttgtaaatatcttcctccttcagtaGGTAGTTGTGTTTGTTGATCAGTCCGTTCTGTTGATCCTCACTGGTCGTGTCTGCGTCCTTTCCCCCTGGggtgttttcccccccattaaAGGGGATAAGCACCTCTTCACAGATCCGAACATTCTGCATATAGattgcatattttaaaatgacaaaatagatcctttttaaaaatttgcacactTCCTTGTCCGCTTTGTAGTATTTCAGAAAATGCACCAAAATATGCTGCTTCGAACTGTgggagtttttaaaaagatgcTTCTTCCAAATTTCGTACTTGAATACTTGGAGGATAtacttgaaaaaaaggagaagcagctggACATGCAAACATTCGATCATGATATCGTTGTAAATGTTGCAGAAGTTGATCAGCGTGCTCATGTATTTGTTTAGGAAGACTTGTTTGAAGATGCGCAAGTTTGTCCTTCCTTTGGGGGGTATCCCAACGTTGTTGTTTTGGGTCTTCTGTGTGTCGCTTCGTTGGCGGGTTGTGTTATCGTCATCTGGGTTTTTTTCTAACCCCGTATTGTGGGATCCCCTCCCCTGTGTGAAAGCCTCCCAATCATGGCGCATTAGCAGGTCTATACTTATGCGTGATAAGTCTTCATTAACCAAGTGGAGGTCAAAGAAACAGCCCCGTCTCAAAACTACGTGCAGCATGGACATAACATTTTTCACAAAGTAGATGTCCATTTTGAGATACCCCTGTTCGTGGTTCTGAAATGTGACATTCTCCACATTGATGGTCTTCTCCACTTCGTACACATTTATTATGTTGGAGTAGATGTTGCTATCTGCGTTTGTTTTAGctgcctctccttttttaatttttttttttttcctatatttCGAAAgtaggaagaaaaggaagttgACCAGAATGGACaagtttttccttctctccATTTGCTTACTTCTGATTCGTCTCTGCTCTTTGAGCAGCATGgggttttcccctccttcgtCCATCAAGTTGAAGTTGCTCTCATCAAGGTGGTTGCCTCTAACTGTATGGTTCGTACTTCCCATCCGATTAACAGAGGAGAGACTACCATGGCAGTTGTTCTTTATCCTAACGTAGTAATCATCCAGGtgcacaaaattgtaaagcACGTTGAGGGAAAAGCTggaaattttattcttcaaAGATGATGTAGCAACTGATATGAAGAGCAGTTTGTAGATGAAGAGGGAAAGGTCTATATCTTTGTCTAGGGGGTGGATTTTTCCTtccatgtgtttttttttctctagtATTAACTGTATGTAGAGACACACATCGAAGAGGCTTACTAAATGTTTCAGTAGCAGCATGTTAGAATGAATGATGGCGCTTGCGCTTGTTTGGTTTTTTACTCCGTTCAGCTCAGCTTCCTCCTTCTTACTTATTGTTAACTGGttgtacatgaaaaaaaggagcttaTTAATGTACGGGAAAATGGTGGTATACACGAAATGTATGGCACTCACTATTTCGTCGTAGTCGCTTTGGAGGAGGTAATGCGTCTGCTTGTTTGGGACTGTTCTTGCCTTCGAATTGGTGCCACTATCCTTTTGTGTTGATCCATCTGGAGTACTTTTACTGCTTGGAGATGCGTCTTGAACATCATCTCGTTTGGCCGATTCGTCACCTGTTGTGAAACTCGCATGGTTGCATGCGCTCTGCCCCTCCGCAGAATGGGCGTGCCCCCCTTCGGTGCACAGCAACTGCATGTAGCAGTTGTTCAGGTAGAAAAATAACTCGCTCAAATTGTAGATGTAAGAAAAGTTGGTTTCGTTATCTGCAGAGTCGTTTATAGGTGGCAACACTTTTAACACTTTTATCAAATTGGAAACGTAGGAGGAACCATTTTCGGAGGTGGGTTTTGTATCCACTTTGGcatttaaaaagagaaaagaattCACATTCGCGATGGGGAGTTGGGGATTCGCCAGTTTGTCACTCGGTTCGATGATGCTCCAAGGAGACGGGTTGCTGCTTCTGTGGGTCAGAGGGTGAGGTGCACTCCCAACTGGGGCATTTCCAACTGGGGCACTTCCAACTGGCGCGCTGCTCACCCTTTTTGACAAATGATAATACTTATTAATGAACAGGAAGTACGATCTGAATATATTCGCCCCATCGTAGTTGCCGTGAAAGGACAATCCCTTTGCCTTCAGATTTAACTTGGCGTCGTGGAACGCATGCAGGTAGGAGTACTTggtggagaagaaaaaaaaagattttaactttttaacgTTTAGCAGAAAATTATTTGGCTgcagttttttataaagccagaagggaaggaagaagaggattTTCCTCTCTATATGAAATGAGGCCTTGTTTACACCGTCCATCTGGTTGGGCTGCATTTCCTTATCAACATGTTTACTCCTGCTTGAGTCTTTTCGGTTGTGTCTATTTCTGTGcggattaaaaaaagagttgTCATCCTTTTTGGGTTTCTCCCAATGGGGTGTATCATCTTCGTCTCCACATCTTTTAATGACATTTTTGCGGCCCTCTTTGTAGTACCCCTCCATGTATTCCACCTTTACTTCGTTAATTAAAGAATTTTCTAGCATGTTCGTGCAGCTGTGATGAGGCGAATTTGTTTCCTCAGCTAGCCAATTAGGAGAGCGGTCATCCCTTTCTGCTTCCATTTCGCCTTTCCTACTTTTCTGCTCTATTAGCAAATGCGGTTCGAGAAATATCCTGTGCTTGTTCAGGAGGAGGACGTTCTGGTCGAATATCAAGTAGAAGCTCAAGCTGATGGACAACGCTTTGACAATCTCATTATcgtaaaagaagaagcaaaataaatgggAGAGATAAAAGTACCTCTCCTTGTATATTCTTTTGCATATTCTGCTATTCCTATAGTTTGTGATGATCAAcagaattattatttttaggaCGTAGACAAAAGATTCAATTTTGTATGTGCTGGTTTGCTCCTTGGCTAGCATTTCCCCTATCAGTTTtgtgtacaaaaattttattttttcataaattgaGAGAAGGAAATGATCCATGTGGGGTTGGTCCCCCCTTTGGGTTTTACTCTCTGTAGTGTTCTCTACGGAAGTGTCACCTGCTCTGAACTTTGCTTttctcttcaaaatgaatgaCATTACGTGGTCGAAAAAGTCCAGAGGGAGTTCCTCCGTCTTCATGTCTACTTTCCGTAACGCTTGAGTGATAACCTCTTCGTCGCTAAGCATATGGTTGAGTATAAAATGGCTTATGTATATGTTTAACATATTGGTGTTAAATTTCCAGTCGTTTGAGTAGCTAAAGGTGTTATGGCACTTGTTCTGGTGGTGAGGAACTTTTGTAGAGGGTTCATTTCGGTGGCTTCTTACAGGGTCTTCTTTGCACCTCCACGCTGTTTCGCTTTCTTCGCAGATGTTATATTGTCTGGCTTCTATCCCACCTTGCATTTCCCCCCGTTTCATCGTACCGCTTGGTGAGGCATCTTTCTTCGTGCTGCCCCACCACTTGGTGAACTTTAGCCTAAACTGGTGATGCAATTTCCACATGATTTTAAGAGCGAGggtcctctttttcttcttcctctgaAAAAGCAGGAAGTACAAACTGTGAACGTTTAGGAAGACGTTCTTGTAGAAGTAGGCGAGGCTGGCCAGTGCTTCCTCTTCCGTTTcgcgttttccccccctgcccCTGGGCACATCGCCGCTGTGGTTGCCACCTGCAATGATTGGCTCAAAATGGTGGTCATGCAAAAAGCCGAACGAGCTGTACGCGGCCTGCTCCAGCACCAGTATGTACTTCTTTTTAGagtaatacaaaaaaaggaggactTTGGAGAAAAGCTTAATATTTGACAAGAGCGTCTTTTTTTCCGTCCGTTCTTTCTCCATAAGGGAATCAAACAGGGtctccacttttttcttGACATTTTCcagaataaaaaagaggTAGTAATTtcttatttcctttttgctatATACGCACAGTTCGTATATGACGTCAACGAATTCGTTTACTTGGAAAGTGGGGGTATAGAAATCTGGGGATTtacttttttccttccctccGTGGAGAGTGGATCTCCCAGGCACGTCATCATTCGAGCAACTGTTCAGATAGAGTTGATTGTTCCTATCAAATTGGGAGTTCACCGTTTGGGTGGCTTCCCACTTTGTTGGTTCGTGCTGGTCGAATTGGCCCCTATTTTTGAAGGGATATACTTGACAGGTGTTCTCCCCTAGTAAAtgatttcccttttcttcaccGAAGTGATTTTCCTGCTCATTTTGACGATGGTGATCTGTCCTTTGAGCAAATATGGGGGTAACGTACTGAGTGTCTTGATACGCCTTGGGGTGTTCTGGTTGGTTTGACTCTCCATGGCTGCAGGTTACGCCGTGGCGATTATTTTGGCTCATTAGGTCATTCTGTGAATGGGTAGAATTTcccatgtgtgcatttttggagacatttcccctttccctACGTTTGTCAGAAATGGTATTATGACTGGACTCTCCATAAGATAAGTCCACCGCTTGGTTCCCCCAGCCCATTTGATAGTTGTAATTCCCGACAGAGTAACCCCCTTGGGGTTCCTCTTTTGggtctttatttttccagtCAAAGGACCCCTTTTCATaattaatgttaaaaataaaattaaaaaaaaaaaaaataatttccgtGTTGTAGCTATACATGATCGAAATGATGTTGTGCAGGAGAaggacaaaatttttaaacagtTCGACGAACTTGACATTTCCTGGGACATTCGTTCTGCCTTCCGAGTTGTGACTAAACGTTAGAGTgtgcattttgtttttgcaGCTCTTTAATTTGTTCACAATGAATTGGTACATGGATCCCTTTTCTTGTTTATTCGCTTTCACGTAATTTGTGAAGTTGCTATATTCAGAGGACAGAAGCGACAGCGAATTGAAGAGCATTCTGAGGCTGTTTTCGACCAGCACTTGGGTAACTCTGTCAATGAAGTGGGCATCGAAGTGGGGGAAGTCCCCTTGGGCGCCGCTAGCTGGGGGCGGCTCCCGAAGTGTGAAACTGTCCATTTGATTTTGGCGTAGTTCCTTTTGGCGTAGTGAATTTATGAGCGGCTCTTTTTTGCACTGCCCTTTTTTGAAGTCGCCCCCTGTTTGTAGCAAAAGATGGCAAAACTGCCTTACGCAGTGCGAGGCGGCACTTTCATGTCTACTGTGTGCATCTATCGTTTTGCTCATCTTCTCCGAATTGGGGGCATCGAAAAAGTCCTGCGATTTGAAAGTCTCCAGGGGGTTAAGAAACGGCTCATCATTTGCGTCGGCCGGACTTGAGAACATTTCGTTGGCATGTGGGGCGGGCAGGTCTGCTGCGGCGTTCGCTGCGTGGTACTTTTCGAGAAAGCCGTTGAGGGCGGAGTAGCTAGTcgggatgaagaaaaaaaagtgggagaTGTTATTGCTGGCGTTTATGAAGGTGGGGATATCTGACCGGAAGGCGGCTCCGCCGAAGCAGCTAGGCAGGCCAACATGGCCAACACCGCCAGCATCGCCAACGCCGCTagcaccgccaacaccgccaacgccACGATAGACGAAAAACAAATTCGCCAAGCAGTGCAAATAAGACAGGAGGTCGGTGTACTCCTTATAAACCTCGTAGtcataaaagaagaaaaaaattttgaaaaagtgcAACAATTCTAAGTGGTGCGTGTTTAGGTGCAGGTCGAAGAGGAACCGTCTAAACAGGTCGACCAGTTTGGGTTGAATCTTCTTCATCAAAATGAACGACACGGGGGTGTAGTTTATGTAGAGGCAGACGATTTTCAGGAGCTCCAATTGTTTAGGGCTGTATTGGTAAGTACGCCGAAGGGCAGTATTAGTAAACATGTCAATGCTTtgaaatttgtttttttttaaatcgctAGAGGAgttggaagaggaggaagagaaactGTTCAACTTGTGGATGCTTAGATTTTCTGAAAGGTACTCCCTAACGGGgaccccattttgtttttcctttttatctcCACGCCCATGCAGGTTGTTCTCTTCGATGTAGTCAATGAGGATCTCCAAGTGGGAGTCCTTCTGCTTCCGTGAGTCGTCAAAGTAGCATTCTAAGATGTTACAcaggaaattataaatgaggACAAAATTGTCTATGTGGAAGTTGAGCGTggtgcattttttctgtaaGCTGCTAATTTTGCAGtgcgaaatttttaaaatttctagCATGAAGAAAATTAACACTTTGAAAAAGTAGACGCAATTGTTCTTCGTTATGAATAGGTAGTAGTACGTGTCTCCTTCGTTGAAAATTGCAGCGGTGTTATCCCCCGCATTGCGAATCGCCCTCTCTTCGTTCTTCCTTAggtaaaatgtatttatgcGATTGAGGTCATCTGTGTTGTTTTTTCTATTTGTCTCATTTGTCTTGCTTTCGTTGTTCGCCGAttgggggggtcctcccaCCACGTCAGAAGGCAGTTTGTCCCTTTTATGGCCATACTTGAACTCTGTACCGGGTTTATTTTGCCCGAGGGAGTTGcgcccctttcccccttttgggagCAAAAGTAAGTAGAACACATTTTGGTTAAttaggaagaagaagttgtTCAGGTAGATATTATGAATGCTGTTGCACAggcacccccccctctgGGTTACACTTACGTAAAGgctataaataattataaaaatgagatAAGCTAGACTATTTAGAAGGTTATTCATATGATGGAATTCATTTTCTGCCTGATTATTTTCgacgtaatttttataaatatagtGAATATTGTAACTAAGGGTGTACACAAATTTATAgttaaagagaaaaatgtctttattgaaaatgtaaatatattcatttagAATTTTGTTCACCTCTTTGTGCATATAAACTAGGTCGTCTATGCTTATTACTTTTTTGATTATGTTCATCCCCAAGCATTCGAAGTAGTTGAATTTCATGCTCAGGTAGAAATGCAGCAGGTTCGTTTTGTGAAtgtagttttttattttgtaggTTATGTTTTTGTTATACACATGTTTGTTATGTAGGTGAGTGAAATACGCAAGGAGGGtatcttccccctctttgctTCTCCCATGTTGTCTTTTGCCCGCGCCACTCTTTGCGGGGTCTCCCCGTTTGGCCTgtttcgcttcttccacgCCTTCCACGTCTTCCACGTCTTCCACTTCTAccgcctcttccgcttcttccgccTGTTCCACCCCGTTTATCTCTAGGAAGTTCCTTCTGAACACATCGAAGCAGTCGAAGAAGTTGTACAGGTAGAAAAATGTGTAGTTCCTCAAAATGCGTGCGTAATGACTTTCGTCGCAATTGTAATAGATGTGGGTATCTCCCCGTGTAGGTACCGGTCCGTGGTTCAGGTAAGCATGCCCTTCCCTTATCTTATTGGACTTATATATCTTATAGGTCAGGAGCAAATGTATGCTCCGTTTATTCACTTCGTTTTTTGCTTCATATAAGGAGTTGTAATACTTAAAATCGTCACTTTTggaaaagttattttttgtaaatatgtttatgcagttgttttttttcattatttggCTTATGTTCAGGAGATCCTTTTGAGAAAGTGTGCCATCTGCATTGTTTTGCGACGCTtcggtgtttttttttgtgttttcctTTGCCTCCTCAGGAGAGTGTTGCCCCAGCCGAGGGTTAATACTTGTCGTCTCTTCGACGGAAgagcttttttttcgtgtagCTTTGTACTGTCCTCCCTCTTTATTTAAGTCCATCATGTTGCTTGTCTTTTCCGTTGCGTTGTTTTTGTACTGGGGAGTTTCCCCTTCATCTGCTTTTCCATTTACTTCCGCAGATTctctctccccatttttgttccccccatttgtgctacTCAGACCATCGGGGGAATTATTTACATCAAGCTTAGGTGCACACTCTTGAGTGTCCCATTTTGAGAAGTCGTCTGGGTTGTCCCCATTATATGCACGAATGAGATGGATCAAAATTTTGACCACCTGGCTGTATTCATCGTTACTGTTTTGCACCTGCATGTGCTCATAGTTTACGAGGCAATTATCTGTGTCGTGGGGgacgtttaattttttggcgGCACTATTCTTTTTGTACCTGTCTTCGTTATCTCTAAAGTGGGTTAAAAACGCCTTGGTGAATGTGTATATTCCGAATTGTTCGAATTTGTTTTTGACCTCTTGATCCTTCTGTGTGACAGTGTGGTGGAGGGGGTGGGAATGGGCAGAGTGCGAGCGAGCATCGGAGCGGCTACGTTGCCCTTTCGCAAGCATGATACATAGAGCATATGTTTGAAAGATgcaaaaagaagcgaagtggGGCAAAGAAGACGATGCATTAAACGCACTAATGAAGGGTATTACGGCACAGAAGGGAGGGGGATACACATGACAGCCTTACatgtaacatatttatacattacaCTTCATCTGtgagaagaagcaaaactACTATGCAGACGCGAAGTGGCCATGCTGCTcaaattattccttttttttttgcacaaaggGGGTgcacattttctttttacctCTATTATGCACCGAACGAAGTCCAAAACTTGGGTGAGCGCTTTCAAAGGAATGGAGCTGTTTCTATCGTTAATGTAGCGAAGAAtaacatcaaaaaaataatttcttttcttaaaGTCCGTTTCGCTTATTATGcctttttcgtatttttgtATGAGCATAATCATTGACCTGTCTCGGATGTCATCTATGGTGTGCCCTAAAGTGGGAGCAGTGCGAAGAGGCTGCCGCTGTGGGTTCGTTTATGTGATTCGGGTGCAGGTGCAGAAGCAGGTGCAAGCGCAGGCGTTGTTTCGCCTTCGTGGTGGGACAAGAAAATTGGCTCATTTTTCGGGGACACGATATTGCGTGTGCTTTTTATGTGGACggaaatttttcttt includes:
- a CDS encoding hypothetical protein, conserved (encoded by transcript PVX_118590A) — protein: MNDDKLSSLIQKIGHTIDDIRDRSMIMLIQKYEKGIISETDFKKRNYFFDVILRYINDRNSSIPLKALTQVLDFVRCIIEKDQEVKNKFEQFGIYTFTKAFLTHFRDNEDRYKKNSAAKKLNVPHDTDNCLVNYEHMQVQNSNDEYSQVVKILIHLIRAYNGDNPDDFSKWDTQECAPKLDVNNSPDGLSSTNGGNKNGERESAEVNGKADEGETPQYKNNATEKTSNMMDLNKEGGQYKATRKKSSSVEETTSINPRLGQHSPEEAKENTKKNTEASQNNADGTLSQKDLLNISQIMKKNNCINIFTKNNFSKSDDFKYYNSLYEAKNEVNKRSIHLLLTYKIYKSNKIREGHAYLNHGPVPTRGDTHIYYNCDESHYARILRNYTFFYLYNFFDCFDVFRRNFLEINGVEQAEEAEEAVEVEDVEDVEGVEEAKQAKRGDPAKSGAGKRQHGRSKEGEDTLLAYFTHLHNKHVYNKNITYKIKNYIHKTNLLHFYLSMKFNYFECLGMNIIKKVISIDDLVYMHKEVNKILNEYIYIFNKDIFLFNYKFVYTLSYNIHYIYKNYVENNQAENEFHHMNNLLNSLAYLIFIIIYSLYVSVTQRGGCLCNSIHNIYLNNFFFLINQNVFYLLLLPKGGKGRNSLGQNKPGTEFKYGHKRDKLPSDVVGGPPQSANNESKTNETNRKNNTDDLNRINTFYLRKNEERAIRNAGDNTAAIFNEGDTYYYLFITKNNCVYFFKVLIFFMLEILKISHCKISSLQKKCTTLNFHIDNFVLIYNFLCNILECYFDDSRKQKDSHLEILIDYIEENNLHGRGDKKEKQNGVPVREYLSENLSIHKLNSFSSSSSNSSSDLKKNKFQSIDMFTNTALRRTYQYSPKQLELLKIVCLYINYTPVSFILMKKIQPKLVDLFRRFLFDLHLNTHHLELLHFFKIFFFFYDYEVYKEYTDLLSYLHCLANLFFVYRGVGGVGGASGVGDAGGVGHVGLPSCFGGAAFRSDIPTFINASNNISHFFFFIPTSYSALNGFLEKYHAANAAADLPAPHANEMFSSPADANDEPFLNPLETFKSQDFFDAPNSEKMSKTIDAHSRHESAASHCVRQFCHLLLQTGGDFKKGQCKKEPLINSLRQKELRQNQMDSFTLREPPPASGAQGDFPHFDAHFIDRVTQVLVENSLRMLFNSLSLLSSEYSNFTNYVKANKQEKGSMYQFIVNKLKSCKNKMHTLTFSHNSEGRTNVPGNVKFVELFKNFVLLLHNIISIMYSYNTEIIFFFFNFIFNINYEKGSFDWKNKDPKEEPQGGYSVGNYNYQMGWGNQAVDLSYGESSHNTISDKRRERGNVSKNAHMGNSTHSQNDLMSQNNRHGVTCSHGESNQPEHPKAYQDTQYVTPIFAQRTDHHRQNEQENHFGEEKGNHLLGENTCQVYPFKNRGQFDQHEPTKWEATQTVNSQFDRNNQLYLNSCSNDDVPGRSTLHGGKEKSKSPDFYTPTFQVNEFVDVIYELCVYSKKEIRNYYLFFILENVKKKVETLFDSLMEKERTEKKTLLSNIKLFSKVLLFLYYSKKKYILVLEQAAYSSFGFLHDHHFEPIIAGGNHSGDVPRGRGGKRETEEEALASLAYFYKNVFLNVHSLYFLLFQRKKKKRTLALKIMWKLHHQFRLKFTKWWGSTKKDASPSGTMKRGEMQGGIEARQYNICEESETAWRCKEDPVRSHRNEPSTKVPHHQNKCHNTFSYSNDWKFNTNMLNIYISHFILNHMLSDEEVITQALRKVDMKTEELPLDFFDHVMSFILKRKAKFRAGDTSVENTTESKTQRGDQPHMDHFLLSIYEKIKFLYTKLIGEMLAKEQTSTYKIESFVYVLKIIILLIITNYRNSRICKRIYKERYFYLSHLFCFFFYDNEIVKALSISLSFYLIFDQNVLLLNKHRIFLEPHLLIEQKSRKGEMEAERDDRSPNWLAEETNSPHHSCTNMLENSLINEVKVEYMEGYYKEGRKNVIKRCGDEDDTPHWEKPKKDDNSFFNPHRNRHNRKDSSRSKHVDKEMQPNQMDGVNKASFHIERKILFFLPFWLYKKLQPNNFLLNVKKLKSFFFFSTKYSYLHAFHDAKLNLKAKGLSFHGNYDGANIFRSYFLFINKYYHLSKRVSSAPVGSAPVGNAPVGSAPHPLTHRSSNPSPWSIIEPSDKLANPQLPIANVNSFLFLNAKVDTKPTSENGSSYVSNLIKVLKVLPPINDSADNETNFSYIYNLSELFFYLNNCYMQLLCTEGGHAHSAEGQSACNHASFTTGDESAKRDDVQDASPSSKSTPDGSTQKDSGTNSKARTVPNKQTHYLLQSDYDEIVSAIHFVYTTIFPYINKLLFFMYNQLTISKKEEAELNGVKNQTSASAIIHSNMLLLKHLVSLFDVCLYIQLILEKKKHMEGKIHPLDKDIDLSLFIYKLLFISVATSSLKNKISSFSLNVLYNFVHLDDYYVRIKNNCHGSLSSVNRMGSTNHTVRGNHLDESNFNLMDEGGENPMLLKEQRRIRSKQMERRKNLSILVNFLFFLLSKYRKKKKIKKGEAAKTNADSNIYSNIINVYEVEKTINVENVTFQNHEQGYLKMDIYFVKNVMSMLHVVLRRGCFFDLHLVNEDLSRISIDLLMRHDWEAFTQGRGSHNTGLEKNPDDDNTTRQRSDTQKTQNNNVGIPPKGRTNLRIFKQVFLNKYMSTLINFCNIYNDIMIECLHVQLLLLFFKYILQVFKYEIWKKHLFKNSHSSKQHILVHFLKYYKADKEVCKFLKRIYFVILKYAIYMQNVRICEEVLIPFNGGENTPGGKDADTTSEDQQNGLINKHNYLLKEEDIYKNYCQLFYQYTISKFKNCVVTDQEEAYIHPRDHYDEDDSIKGKIYKYQQSQVANPNYVCMIEMYCPQCEETKILFLSIVLFLSFFLDNFPFFFCLNGSVSHSGETNSQKNTTKDNMAILCERIFHYLGRKNIYTNFYILKEAKLFEKYFFKIFLKLLFCDERETMNNLQKYKIYFYNRKGEAVQQGGKTGKTTTNMRTSGVAENQSIALTHSGEKTEKDSAGKNGGKQMDRLISNEEGRTHHLREEGSSIFTQNISHDNHFYLSHFLNYFLLQKKKKNDLELIYDKIYYYILIVSMCFKDRNFLAMLLSQNENFFPEFNQMIQHYLKYVLKNKQELTRKKKKNEVMIHNLLYIFVSYIYIYLNELYNIFFTQIKNVLTLPSFFQNIIYVDGRGVGLNGGKIISTPIKEENTSVDVDALYNTLINMKKKNWNKNLENYTDQNIKNVVVRNIFHNNNIYLFILYIINDNKYNDKGEGGIRDEKKLLNRMASSAYEENHQSDNPEHVHLEFKKNDKIFLNKVTTNIVLFFLLFFYDYYSFNYEIKENILMQIARHILEHFATFYNSDLLNIHLKYAQMVKTANLKRKKTQLPGQSLCRTNRYLKNPAGGSSSQETSTQREGKEGKMCSSRQKNVKGSRASMALARIREEGRRKRGEPQKGGAKMGEKKHGEDSHDQNAHNNASHNQDAHNNVSHNNVSHNNVSLSEDAHDKHSRCAETGPPGEDPPRGTKGKPGEPGQAPQPDMQLISAVMEKLKRNKKLLFLYTINCFRIIQTYSNVSSLIFKYKYVSTLLEKLPYLTDRNVVESVWNSFHFYLNSNNKSEINISNERGIPQVDKEIGYLSYMYINYFFNFLACFILYDVATLFKFCSNGLNCLDMLNSHLKELMENKKGTYLCSVILKFYLTITNTYFFDFSLYDNAISTVNQERAASRTPEMDPPQEDITTHLIDSLRRKKRQDKGEVTYFMCIKKLSNEFSRSKFLHFLINYVMNNLGNNVNKSKVEIEQSSHLICLILQLLSYQIIFIDNKNEILKLSNVLIKYIKKKDPCLLTTYYIIVFFNSCFINSSSDERIITLLFTFEKNDNLWFNLIFLQNSKIKRSKEILLLIKFSILHLYLLLLKNKSSFKKCILCISGDLNIYFVFIYVLNEIYEFFKSCNFEWSAFRGAKINQHENNKNENPKRDKHNKYYYLYAELLVIVTEMIKIMNNNDVNKYITIYHNKEKDNLVVQFKNLYRKIKNELKQFEQSIKLVKYLIFIHPLMINMHVLHRFYLCLYIKEYHYFHKEFFKYDLFLVDYLHLLRGKRKAKISNMGAAHRSLEAKQTGELSSEAVQNQARQLSHDGITKKDNQLASPHALINDAQKGINFEKDHMHFYFFFNTPKNYNYQVNNLCSSILQNEFQGSLSKFFSSSFSNQGDHSDTPLQYNAEQIKMYADYIHGSVNYAIEFFSSF